A window of Oryza glaberrima chromosome 2, OglaRS2, whole genome shotgun sequence genomic DNA:
AACTAGACATCCAAATTCATCATTAATTAGAGGTAGGTGGAGTAGTaagtaaaagaagaaaaaaaacgaaaagaaaagaaagaattaGGAGCAGATTGGGCAAAGCACGAGGCCGTTCTCGTTACACTCGCCGcagcgcaccaccaccaccgcccgcgtCTTGTTGCTccttgcagccgccgccgccggcaccggcgtGGGGAGGGAGAAGCAGAGCTTGCGGCTGCCGTTGCAGTCGAAGCAGGGCAGGAATCGCATGCCGCCGCATCCGTCGCAGCAGCCACCACCTGGGCGCGCCCTCGGCAGGCCCTCCAGCAGCGCCGCAAGcttgccctcctcctccaggcGCGCCacctccgcggcgccgccgacgtggtTGCCCCGGACGAACAGCCGTGGCACCAGGGGCCCGCGGTCGTGGTGGTCGAGGGAGATGCGGTGGCGCAACTCCTCCCGGAAGCCGCGGTCCATGGAGATGTCGCGCTCCCGGAAGGCGACGCCGTGCGAGTGGAGCGCGGCGCGGACGGCGTTGCAGGCCTCGAAGGTGGCGCGCACGCCGCGAAGCGTGGTGGTGTAGAGCAGAACCCcagcaggaggagcaggaggaggagagtggTGCGTGGGCCTCCGTGGTTTCTGTGGGGTGGCGGGGTCGAGGAGACCGGCCATGAGCTCCCACGAGTTGATGACCTCCGCCTCGCCCTGCTTCTTCAGATGCTTCTCCGGCGGGGCTGCACATGGtgggttggtggtggtggtgggtcgGGGAGGCGGCGTGGGCGGAGGAGGAATCCTAGTaggggattgggattgggattgaGCTGATGATACTAGAATGTTGTCGAGGATGCCGTAAGTGGAGGAGGTGAGGGAGACGATGTGGGAGGCGGAGACGCCGATGATGCGCCGGCGgcggtcatcgtcgtcgtcgtcgtccacgaaCGCGGAGGCAGCGCAACCCATGGTATTGGTATTGGTATGGTA
This region includes:
- the LOC127763998 gene encoding uncharacterized protein At3g28850-like; its protein translation is MGCAASAFVDDDDDDDRRRRIIGVSASHIVSLTSSTYGILDNILVSSAQSQSQSPTRIPPPPTPPPRPTTTTNPPCAAPPEKHLKKQGEAEVINSWELMAGLLDPATPQKPRRPTHHSPPPAPPAGVLLYTTTLRGVRATFEACNAVRAALHSHGVAFRERDISMDRGFREELRHRISLDHHDRGPLVPRLFVRGNHVGGAAEVARLEEEGKLAALLEGLPRARPGGGCCDGCGGMRFLPCFDCNGSRKLCFSLPTPVPAAAAARSNKTRAVVVVRCGECNENGLVLCPICS